The segment GCTTCTGCTTGATCTCTTCTGTCAAAGACAAATGACCATTCTTGCTAAGATTCTCTATCGCCTCTTCAATAATGGCTTTGAATCTCTTGCCGCAAGGAAAGTCCAGGATCTCCCATATCTCAACAAGTTTTCTCAATACTTCAAAATCATATTTCTTCTTTCTCCCACGTTTCTTTGTGAAATTGCTTCTCTCATTCTTCTTAGAATAACCTCTCCTGAGTATCAATGACGCATAGCTCCGGTTGTACTCCGCTACTCCAATAAACTCGTCAAGAATTCTACTCTTCTCCTTCTTTTCAGCCTCCCTGTACTTCTTTGAGTATTTCTCAATCAATCCAGTCATGTCTATTCTCTTCATCTTCGCATCTACCTCTTTCAACTTGGCATTCGCGAAGATTATCCCCTTGATCCTTACCTTTCGAGTAGTTTTATTTTTGATGCAACGTTACCCTTTTCGAGTAGATTATTTGTGATGCATATCGCAATATTGACTGGCGTGGGCAAAAGAGTTATAATTGTACCAGTTGAAAACTCCCAAAGGGAGAGGGCTTTTTTGCCCTCTATTTTTTATTATGGTGGTGTTGTTTGTGGAGGACCTGAAGAAAGAGTTGCTTGAACTGGCAAACGAAGTCGCAAGTAACCTTGGCTATTCGATCTATGATCTCGGACTCTCGAGAAGAGGAAAGAAAAGACTAGTGAAAATCACGATCGATAAGCTAGATGGGTATGTATCTATTAGCGACTGCGAATTGTTCTCAGCCGAGTTTGGTAAGGCGCTTGATTCAGCGGACCTCGTGCCATTTTCATATGATCTGGTTGTAGAGTCACCTGGGCTGGAACGCGC is part of the Mesotoga sp. UBA6090 genome and harbors:
- the rimP gene encoding ribosome maturation factor RimP, with the protein product MEDLKKELLELANEVASNLGYSIYDLGLSRRGKKRLVKITIDKLDGYVSISDCELFSAEFGKALDSADLVPFSYDLVVESPGLERALRSLKDYARFVGEKAKVILQEPVEGVSVVIGKIISCEGDVITIESSENGKEIAFHFSDVRRANLKL